A single genomic interval of Daucus carota subsp. sativus chromosome 1, DH1 v3.0, whole genome shotgun sequence harbors:
- the LOC108205596 gene encoding aldehyde dehydrogenase family 2 member C4 has translation MAAESNGKSTKIPEIKFTKLFINGNFVDSVSGKTFETIDPRTEQVIARIAEGDKEDIDIAVKAARAAFDHGPWPRLPACERGRIMMKFADLIEENVEELAALDTIDAGKLFAFGKALEIPSAVSTLRYYAGAADKVHGNTLKMSREFQAYTLREPIGVAGIIIPWNFPSIMFFYKVSPALAAGCTMIVKPAEQTPLSALYFAHLAKLAGIPDGVLNVVTGFGPTAGAAISSHMDIDKVDFTGSTEVGRLVMQAAALSNLKSVSLELGGKSPLLIFDDADVDTAADLALFGGFYNKGEICVASSRIFVQEGIHDKIVEKLSEKAKNWVIGDPFDPSTRHGPQVDQNQFKKILGYIEHGKREGAHLLTGGKTHGEKGYYIEPTIFTNVEDHMMIAKDEIFGPVLSVMKFSTIEEAITRANATRYGLAAGIVTKDLNVANTVSRSIRAGVIWINCYTAFSPDCPYGGYKMSGFGRELGMEAMDKYLQVKAVVTPLVNSPWL, from the exons ATGGCAGCTGAGAGCAACGGAAAATCAACAAAAATTCCTGAAATTAAGTTCACTAAGCTCTTCATCAATGGAAATTTTGTTGACTCTGTTTCAG GTAAGACATTTGAGACCATAGATCCAAGAACAGAACAAGTGATAGCAAGAATCGCAGAAGGTGACAAAGAAGATATTGATATCGCTGTTAAGGCTGCTCGTGCTGCCTTCGATCATGGTCCATGGCCCCGGTTACCCGCTTGT GAGAGGGGGAGGATCATGATGAAATTTGCGGACTTAATTGAAGAGAATGTGGAAGAGTTAGCGGCACTGGATACAATTGATGCTGGCAAATTATTTGCTTTCGGGAAGGCCTTGGAAATTCCTTCTGCTGTGAGCACTTTGCGTTACTATGCTGGTGCAGCGGATAAAGTTCATGGCAACACTTTGAAAATGTCTAGGGAATTCCAGGCATATACTCTGCGCGAGCCAATTGGAGTTGCTGGAATCATCATTCCATGGAACTTCCCTAGCATCATGTTCTTCTACAAAGTGAGCCCGGCTTTAGCTGCAGGATGCACCATGATTGTCAAACCTGCTGAGCAGACACCGCTATCTGCTCTCTATTTCGCTCATTTGGCCAAGCTG GCTGGTATTCCTGATGGAGTGCTTAATGTCGTCACTGGATTTGGACCAACAGCTGGTGCGGCCATTTCTTCTCATATGGACATTGACAAA GTTGATTTTACGGGTTCAACTGAAGTAGGCAGGCTAGTAATGCAAGCTGCGGCATTGAGCAATTTGAAATCTGTATCTCTAGAACTAGGAGGTAAGTCCCCGCTCTTGATATTCGATGACGCTGATGTGGATACAGCTGCAGATTTGGCTCTTTTCGGAGGTTTTTATAATAAG GGAGAAATCTGTGTGGCAAGCTCTCGTATATTTGTTCAGGAAGGAATTCATGATAAAATTGTGGAGAAGTTGTCAGAGAAAGCTAAAAACTGGGTCATTGGGGACCCTTTTGATCCTTCTACGCGTCACGGACCACAA GTTGACCAGAACCAGTTTAAGAAAATACTTGGATACATTGAGCATGGCAAACGAGAAGGGGCTCACCTGTTAACCGGTGGCAAGACTCACGGAGAGAAGGGGTACTATATCGAGCCAACAATTTTCACAAACGTTGAG GACCACATGATGATTGCAAAGGATGAAATTTTTGGTCCTGTCCTGTCAGTCATGAAGTTCAG TACAATCGAGGAGGCAATCACGAGAGCTAACGCGACTCGATATGGACTAGCAGCAGGAATTGTGACTAAGGACTTGAATGTTGCAAACACTGTTTCGAGATCAATCAGAGCTGGTGTGATATGGATAAATTGTTATACAGCTTTCAGCCCTGATTGTCCTTACGGAGGATATAAAATGAGTGGATTTGGAAGAGAGCTTGGGATGGAAGCTATGGACAAGTATCTTCAAGTTAAAGCTGTTGTCACTCCCCTTGTTAACTCTCCATGGCTGTGA